One Candidatus Hydrogenedentota bacterium DNA window includes the following coding sequences:
- a CDS encoding DEAD/DEAH box helicase: MTRLSGYGAPERAVELWRACQGERLLPLQARAVTECGLFGGESLLVQAPTSSGKTFIGEMAAVHAAMNRQKAVYLAPLKALAAEKYELFQDRYAALGLRVIVSSRDHRAHDRDFTAGRFDLAVAVYEKFAQLLAARPERLNEIGVVVADEMDLLSDPERGAGVEVLLTRLLAAGRRIIGLSAVLGGPERVAEWAGARLLREDRRPVDLRYGVLHGGVYRYRTHNDRTEGEERLAGAGDGAAWEAVAENARALAESGETCLVFAKSRHEARRGAELLADTARLPAAGTAEEALRALEPTRCRDALRRTLACGVAFHSTDLTPSERRAAEGAFRSGEARIMVSTATLAVGMNLPAANVFLSADKWVYDSRFDLPWRAPVGFGEYENMSGRAGRYGAGRAFGRSLLVAASDFDHESLWRCYVQGRREPLSPPLAQVPLADHVLQLTASRACGGLAALLEFFGRTLAARLAWQSAGDTARRVREAVAECVRAGALAVSGGGDCVPESTLEATPFGGVVAAKGVSLATADALRRWVGGAAARDWPDQDFLLAAALTPDGRMRHLSLSAREHAHGDYPARLGRTLPQGCRPGGPRLANSRLTLSFDEVRAVKAALMLGEWLDEASLAAIEEEFDTTAGQVLAAAEQSAWLADTASALAGALDAPPALGDRLGELAERLGRGLRPETLPLARAAGEDTERAAVLALARAGLSTREAVAAAPPGMLERLAPPETARALRRWAKAPDTAGAPEAVPVLVVDDRRPGEIQIGGRAVALQEKQFLLIRALAARPGECVPYGELYGEVWGETVVEDNQMHFQKTALLRRVAAAAPEWARLVRTVPRRGFMLDLSPAQVARAPLTGAA, from the coding sequence ATGACCCGGTTGTCCGGCTATGGCGCGCCGGAACGCGCCGTGGAATTGTGGCGCGCGTGCCAGGGGGAACGGTTGCTGCCGCTTCAGGCGCGGGCCGTCACGGAGTGCGGACTTTTCGGCGGGGAGAGCCTGCTGGTGCAGGCGCCGACCAGTTCCGGCAAAACCTTCATCGGCGAGATGGCCGCCGTGCACGCCGCCATGAACCGGCAAAAGGCGGTCTATCTCGCCCCGCTGAAGGCGCTGGCGGCGGAGAAGTATGAACTCTTCCAGGACCGTTACGCGGCGCTGGGTCTGCGGGTCATCGTCTCGTCGCGGGACCACCGCGCCCATGACAGGGACTTCACGGCGGGCCGTTTTGACCTTGCCGTGGCGGTGTATGAGAAGTTCGCGCAACTGCTCGCGGCGCGGCCCGAGCGGCTGAATGAAATCGGGGTGGTGGTCGCGGACGAGATGGACCTGCTGTCCGACCCGGAACGGGGCGCGGGGGTGGAGGTGCTGCTGACCCGGCTGCTTGCGGCGGGGCGCCGCATCATCGGCCTTTCCGCCGTGCTGGGCGGGCCGGAGCGGGTGGCGGAGTGGGCCGGGGCGCGGCTGCTGCGCGAGGACCGGCGGCCCGTGGACCTGCGCTATGGTGTGCTGCACGGCGGCGTCTACCGCTACCGCACGCACAACGACCGGACCGAGGGCGAGGAGCGGCTGGCGGGCGCCGGGGACGGCGCAGCCTGGGAGGCCGTGGCGGAAAACGCGCGCGCCCTGGCGGAGTCCGGCGAGACCTGCCTGGTCTTCGCCAAGTCCCGGCACGAGGCGCGCCGGGGCGCGGAACTGCTGGCGGACACGGCGCGCCTGCCCGCCGCCGGAACGGCGGAGGAGGCGCTGCGCGCGCTGGAGCCCACCCGCTGCCGCGACGCATTGCGGAGGACCCTGGCCTGCGGCGTGGCCTTCCACAGCACGGACCTCACCCCGTCGGAGCGGCGCGCGGCGGAGGGGGCCTTCCGCTCCGGGGAGGCGCGGATCATGGTCTCTACGGCCACCCTGGCCGTGGGCATGAACCTGCCCGCCGCCAATGTGTTCCTCAGCGCCGACAAATGGGTTTACGATTCACGCTTTGACCTGCCCTGGCGCGCGCCCGTCGGCTTCGGCGAGTACGAGAACATGAGCGGGCGCGCGGGGCGCTACGGCGCGGGCCGCGCCTTCGGCCGCTCCCTGCTGGTGGCCGCCTCGGATTTTGACCACGAGAGCCTGTGGCGCTGCTATGTGCAGGGGCGGCGCGAGCCGCTGTCGCCGCCCCTGGCGCAGGTTCCACTTGCGGACCATGTCCTGCAGTTGACGGCATCCCGCGCCTGCGGCGGCCTTGCGGCGCTTCTGGAATTCTTCGGACGGACCCTTGCCGCGCGGCTTGCCTGGCAAAGCGCAGGGGACACCGCCCGCCGCGTGCGCGAAGCCGTGGCGGAATGCGTCCGGGCGGGCGCGCTGGCCGTGTCCGGCGGCGGGGACTGCGTCCCGGAATCAACCCTGGAGGCCACCCCCTTCGGCGGGGTCGTGGCGGCCAAGGGCGTTTCCTTGGCCACGGCGGACGCCCTGCGCCGGTGGGTTGGGGGCGCGGCGGCGCGGGACTGGCCGGACCAGGACTTTCTCCTCGCGGCGGCGCTCACCCCCGACGGGCGCATGCGGCATCTCTCCCTCTCGGCCCGCGAGCACGCCCATGGGGACTACCCGGCGCGTCTCGGACGCACCCTGCCGCAGGGGTGCCGCCCGGGCGGTCCCCGTCTGGCCAATTCCCGGCTGACCCTGTCTTTTGACGAGGTCCGCGCAGTAAAGGCCGCCCTCATGCTGGGGGAGTGGCTGGACGAGGCGAGTCTGGCCGCCATCGAGGAGGAATTTGACACCACGGCGGGGCAGGTGCTTGCGGCGGCGGAGCAGTCGGCCTGGCTCGCCGACACCGCCTCGGCCCTGGCAGGCGCCCTGGACGCGCCCCCCGCGCTGGGGGACCGCCTGGGCGAACTGGCTGAAAGGCTTGGCCGGGGGCTGCGCCCGGAAACCCTGCCCCTCGCCCGCGCGGCGGGGGAGGACACGGAACGCGCCGCAGTGCTGGCCCTTGCCCGCGCCGGTCTGTCCACGCGCGAGGCCGTGGCCGCGGCGCCGCCGGGCATGCTGGAGCGGCTGGCGCCGCCTGAAACGGCGCGCGCCCTGCGCCGCTGGGCGAAAGCGCCGGACACGGCCGGGGCGCCGGAGGCGGTGCCGGTGCTGGTGGTGGACGACCGCCGTCCCGGCGAAATCCAAATCGGCGGGCGCGCCGTGGCCCTGCAGGAAAAGCAGTTTCTCCTCATCCGCGCCCTTGCGGCGCGTCCGGGCGAGTGCGTGCCCTATGGGGAGCTGTACGGCGAGGTTTGGGGGGAGACCGTGGTCGAGGACAACCAGATGCACTTCCAAAAGACGGCCCTGCTGCGCAGGGTGGCCGCGGCGGCCCCCGAATGGGCGCGCCTCGTGCGCACCGTCCCGCGCCGGGGGTTCATGCTGGACCTGTCGCCCGCGCAAGTGGCGCGCGCGCCCCTCACCGGCGCCGCATGA
- a CDS encoding UvrD-helicase domain-containing protein: MPVSSHERFLQGLNPSQRAAVAQTEGPVLVLAGAGSGKTRVITRRIAHIISLGLAPPSGVLAVTFTNKAAGEMRERVGELIGAKTAAGVVVSTFHSFCLHVLRRRITHLGYRANFTISGEGDSRTLLRRVVDELGVQSESFSPATFQAAISLAKNTGETPENARGRPARTATEEKYAQHLGEVYARYESALRAANSLDFDDLLTLTLRLWREHPESLAAARKQFRYVMVDEYQDTNAVQYDLLRALVDGHRNLCVVGDDDQSIYGWRGADVRNILGFEKDFPEAKIITLDQNYRSTETILSAANGVIRNNAARREKNLWSDLGKGRLLDHFIVADEEAEAREAVGWMNHIRAKSGAAPGDFAVLYRSNLQSRPFELAFRQAGIPYAVFGGQDFFERAEVKDIISYLKIIANPRDEAAFLRVVNVPRRGIGDATLHQVHDLCREEGKSLGMALAALLERGMAPKNVEQGIRRFLAILSHFRKRFRERDGSMESIARDLVAEIDYPGELHRTSKTPEQYESRMQAVGAVFHALAMHEADTDHPTLTGFLDHSHLNGDAAFEKGGNERRDAVSLMTIHSAKGLEFPFVFIVGLEEGLLPHERSVTEGTLDEERRLFYVAVTRGQRHVTLFEALSRVRNGRERPCKPSRFLAEIPEGLLRQQVRAARDMTPTPPEPKPKKKVVRRKPL, encoded by the coding sequence ATGCCCGTGTCTTCCCATGAGCGATTTTTACAGGGGCTCAACCCGTCCCAGCGCGCCGCCGTCGCGCAGACGGAGGGCCCCGTGCTGGTGCTGGCGGGGGCGGGCAGCGGCAAGACCCGGGTTATCACCCGGCGCATCGCGCACATCATCTCCCTGGGGCTGGCGCCCCCCTCCGGCGTGCTCGCCGTCACCTTCACCAACAAGGCTGCGGGCGAGATGCGCGAGCGGGTCGGCGAACTCATCGGCGCGAAGACCGCCGCCGGGGTCGTCGTCAGCACGTTCCACTCCTTCTGCCTGCATGTGCTCCGGCGCCGCATCACCCACCTGGGCTACCGGGCCAACTTCACCATCAGCGGCGAGGGCGACTCGCGCACCCTGCTGCGGCGGGTGGTGGACGAGCTGGGGGTGCAAAGCGAAAGTTTCAGCCCCGCCACCTTCCAGGCGGCCATCAGCCTGGCGAAGAACACGGGCGAAACCCCGGAAAACGCCAGGGGCCGCCCGGCACGCACGGCCACGGAGGAGAAATACGCCCAGCACCTGGGCGAGGTCTACGCCCGCTACGAGTCCGCCCTGCGCGCCGCGAACAGCCTGGACTTCGACGACCTGCTCACCCTGACCCTGCGCCTGTGGCGGGAGCATCCCGAGTCGCTGGCGGCCGCCCGCAAACAGTTCCGCTATGTCATGGTGGACGAGTACCAGGACACCAACGCGGTGCAGTACGACCTGCTGCGCGCCCTGGTGGACGGGCACCGCAACCTCTGCGTGGTGGGCGACGACGACCAGTCCATCTACGGCTGGCGCGGCGCGGACGTGCGCAACATCCTCGGCTTTGAAAAGGACTTCCCAGAGGCGAAAATCATCACCCTGGACCAGAATTACCGGTCCACCGAGACCATACTTTCCGCCGCGAACGGGGTGATTCGGAACAACGCCGCGCGCCGCGAGAAGAACCTCTGGTCGGACCTGGGAAAGGGCCGCCTGCTGGACCATTTCATCGTGGCGGACGAGGAGGCCGAGGCGAGGGAGGCGGTGGGCTGGATGAACCACATCCGCGCCAAAAGCGGCGCCGCCCCCGGCGACTTTGCCGTGCTTTACCGGTCCAACCTCCAGTCGCGCCCCTTCGAGCTGGCCTTCCGCCAGGCGGGCATCCCCTATGCGGTGTTTGGCGGCCAGGACTTCTTCGAGCGGGCCGAGGTCAAGGACATCATCTCGTACCTGAAAATCATCGCCAACCCCCGCGACGAGGCCGCCTTCCTGCGCGTGGTCAACGTGCCCCGGCGCGGCATCGGCGACGCCACCCTGCACCAGGTGCACGACCTGTGCCGGGAGGAGGGGAAGTCCCTGGGCATGGCCCTCGCCGCGCTGCTCGAAAGGGGCATGGCCCCCAAAAACGTCGAGCAGGGCATCCGCCGCTTCCTCGCCATTCTCAGCCATTTCCGGAAACGTTTCCGGGAGCGCGACGGCTCCATGGAAAGCATCGCCCGCGACCTCGTCGCGGAGATAGACTACCCCGGCGAACTCCACCGCACCAGCAAGACCCCCGAGCAGTACGAGTCGCGGATGCAGGCCGTCGGGGCTGTTTTTCACGCCCTTGCCATGCACGAGGCCGACACGGACCACCCCACCCTGACGGGCTTCCTGGACCATAGCCACCTGAACGGCGACGCCGCCTTTGAAAAGGGCGGCAATGAGCGCCGCGACGCCGTGTCCCTCATGACCATCCACAGCGCCAAGGGCCTGGAGTTTCCCTTTGTGTTCATTGTCGGGCTCGAGGAGGGCCTGCTCCCCCACGAGCGCAGCGTCACCGAGGGCACCCTGGACGAGGAGCGCCGTCTTTTCTATGTGGCCGTCACCCGGGGTCAGCGCCATGTGACCCTCTTCGAGGCCCTTTCACGCGTCAGAAACGGGCGCGAGCGCCCCTGCAAGCCCAGCCGGTTCCTGGCCGAAATCCCCGAGGGCCTCCTGCGGCAACAGGTCCGCGCGGCCCGCGACATGACCCCGACGCCCCCGGAGCCGAAACCAAAAAAGAAGGTGGTGCGGCGAAAGCCACTGTGA
- the ilvD gene encoding dihydroxy-acid dehydratase, with translation MGSDVVKKGFERAPHRSLFWATGKIKDQKDFDKPFIGVCNSFVEVIPGHAHLDVLGRAARAAVEEAGGIAFEFNTIGICDGIAMGHTGMKYSLASRELIADCVETMVKAHQFDALICIPNCDKIVPGMLMGAMRCNIPTIFVSGGPMETGKPVNGKDTDLITVFEGVGACKQGNMTEAELNDLERKACPSCGSCSGMFTANSMNCLCEALGMALPGNGSIVATDPRRLELVKEAARQIIKLHAANLRPRDIVTAKSIDNAFALDMAMGGSTNTVLHTLAIAREAGVDYPLERLNEVSARVPNICKVSPSYHWHMADVDRAGGISAILGELTEREGVLNTDCPTVTLKSLGENVADRRSLDPDVIKTVDAPYSPTGGLAILFGNLAPQGAVVKEAGVDKEVLRSKGPAVVYETEEDAMAGVLAGQVKPGDVIVIRYEGPKGGPGMREMLAPTSAVMGAGLGKSVSLITDGRFSGGTRGACIGHVSPEAADGGPIALVEPGDLIEIDIPARRISLCVDDAELEARRARLGAPPDRQLTGWLKRYQRMVTSANTGAVLE, from the coding sequence ATGGGCAGCGATGTCGTGAAAAAAGGATTCGAGCGGGCGCCGCACCGGTCCCTGTTCTGGGCCACGGGCAAGATCAAGGACCAGAAGGATTTCGACAAGCCCTTCATCGGCGTGTGCAACAGTTTTGTCGAGGTGATTCCGGGCCACGCGCACCTGGACGTGCTGGGCCGCGCCGCACGCGCGGCGGTGGAGGAGGCGGGCGGGATCGCCTTCGAGTTCAACACCATCGGCATCTGCGACGGGATCGCCATGGGCCACACGGGCATGAAATACAGCCTGGCCTCGCGCGAGCTGATCGCGGACTGCGTGGAGACCATGGTGAAGGCGCACCAGTTCGACGCCCTGATTTGCATCCCGAACTGCGACAAGATCGTGCCGGGCATGCTCATGGGCGCGATGCGCTGCAACATCCCGACCATATTCGTCTCCGGCGGGCCGATGGAAACGGGCAAGCCGGTCAACGGGAAGGACACGGACCTCATCACCGTCTTCGAGGGCGTGGGCGCGTGCAAGCAGGGGAACATGACGGAGGCCGAACTGAACGACCTGGAGCGCAAGGCCTGCCCCTCGTGCGGCTCCTGCTCGGGCATGTTCACGGCAAACTCGATGAACTGCCTCTGCGAAGCCCTGGGCATGGCCCTGCCGGGCAACGGCAGCATCGTGGCCACGGACCCGCGCCGCCTGGAGCTGGTGAAAGAGGCCGCGCGGCAGATCATCAAGCTGCACGCCGCCAACCTGCGCCCGAGGGACATCGTCACGGCAAAGTCCATTGACAACGCCTTCGCCCTGGACATGGCCATGGGCGGCTCGACGAACACGGTGCTGCACACCCTGGCCATTGCCCGCGAGGCGGGCGTGGACTACCCCCTCGAGCGGCTCAACGAGGTGAGCGCGCGGGTGCCGAACATCTGCAAGGTCTCCCCCTCGTACCACTGGCACATGGCCGACGTGGACCGCGCGGGCGGCATCAGCGCCATCCTGGGCGAACTGACGGAGCGGGAGGGCGTCCTGAACACGGACTGCCCGACGGTGACCCTGAAGTCGCTGGGCGAAAACGTCGCGGACCGGCGCTCGCTGGACCCTGACGTGATCAAGACCGTGGACGCGCCCTACAGCCCGACGGGCGGCCTGGCCATCCTCTTCGGCAACCTGGCGCCCCAGGGCGCCGTGGTGAAGGAGGCGGGCGTGGACAAGGAGGTGCTCCGGAGCAAGGGGCCCGCGGTGGTCTATGAGACCGAGGAGGACGCCATGGCGGGCGTCCTCGCCGGACAGGTGAAGCCCGGCGACGTCATCGTCATCCGCTATGAGGGGCCGAAGGGCGGCCCCGGCATGCGCGAGATGCTCGCGCCGACCTCCGCCGTCATGGGCGCGGGCCTGGGCAAGAGCGTCAGCCTCATCACGGACGGCCGCTTCTCCGGCGGCACCCGCGGCGCGTGCATCGGCCACGTCAGCCCCGAGGCTGCGGACGGCGGCCCCATCGCCCTGGTCGAGCCGGGCGACCTCATCGAGATTGACATCCCCGCCCGCAGGATCAGCCTCTGCGTGGACGACGCGGAGCTGGAGGCCCGCCGCGCGCGCCTGGGCGCGCCGCCGGACCGCCAACTGACGGGCTGGCTCAAACGCTACCAGCGCATGGTGACCAGCGCGAACACGGGCGCCGTGCTGGAGTAA
- the ispG gene encoding flavodoxin-dependent (E)-4-hydroxy-3-methylbut-2-enyl-diphosphate synthase — protein MPLEQRRDTVRVMVGGVPVGGGAPVVVQSMTNTDTEDAESTAAQILALAAAGSEMVRITVNTPKAAETVPEIVRCVRGEGCGAPIVGDFHYNGHRLLAKHPDCAAALDKYRINPGNVGKGAARDEQFAAICAVARDLDKAVRIGVNIGSLNEELVVEKMAENTRAGLGKSSEQVMNECMVLSAVQSTELALACGLREDQIIISCKTSRPVDLVDLYRDLSKKTRQPLHLGLTEAGMGAKGLVWSAASMGILLAEGIGDTVRVSLTPQPGGDRCEEVYAAQELLQALGLRQFAPSITACPGCGRTTSTTFQEIARDTGAYVRRRMPEWRREFPGVETLKVAVMGCVVNGPGESRAADIGISLPGNGESPVCPVFVDGNRVTSLSGTGAEITARFFALIEEYVRTHYGAR, from the coding sequence ATGCCCCTTGAACAGCGCAGGGACACGGTCCGGGTGATGGTGGGCGGGGTGCCTGTCGGCGGCGGCGCCCCGGTCGTGGTGCAGTCCATGACCAACACCGACACGGAGGACGCGGAAAGCACGGCGGCGCAGATTCTCGCGCTGGCCGCCGCCGGGTCGGAAATGGTGCGCATCACCGTGAACACGCCGAAGGCGGCGGAGACGGTGCCCGAGATCGTCCGGTGCGTGCGCGGGGAGGGCTGCGGCGCGCCCATAGTCGGCGACTTCCACTACAACGGCCACCGGCTCCTGGCAAAGCATCCGGACTGCGCCGCCGCGCTGGACAAGTACCGCATCAACCCCGGCAATGTGGGGAAGGGCGCGGCGCGGGACGAACAGTTCGCCGCCATCTGCGCCGTGGCGCGGGACTTGGACAAGGCGGTGCGCATCGGCGTGAACATCGGCTCGCTGAACGAGGAGCTGGTCGTCGAGAAGATGGCCGAAAACACCCGCGCCGGCCTGGGAAAAAGCTCCGAGCAGGTCATGAACGAGTGCATGGTGCTGTCGGCGGTCCAGTCCACGGAACTGGCCCTGGCCTGCGGCCTGCGCGAGGACCAGATCATCATCTCGTGCAAGACAAGCCGGCCCGTGGACCTGGTGGACCTCTACCGCGACCTGTCTAAAAAGACCCGGCAGCCCCTGCACCTGGGCCTCACCGAGGCGGGCATGGGCGCGAAGGGCCTGGTGTGGTCCGCCGCCTCGATGGGCATCCTGCTGGCGGAGGGCATCGGCGACACGGTCCGCGTCTCCCTCACCCCGCAACCCGGCGGGGACCGCTGCGAGGAGGTCTATGCCGCGCAGGAGCTGCTCCAGGCGCTGGGCCTGCGCCAGTTCGCCCCCAGCATCACCGCCTGCCCCGGATGCGGGCGCACCACCAGCACAACCTTCCAGGAAATCGCGCGTGACACCGGCGCCTATGTCCGGCGGCGCATGCCCGAGTGGCGGCGCGAGTTTCCGGGCGTGGAAACGCTGAAGGTGGCCGTCATGGGCTGCGTGGTGAACGGGCCGGGCGAGTCCCGCGCGGCGGACATCGGCATCAGCCTGCCCGGCAACGGCGAGTCGCCGGTGTGCCCGGTCTTTGTGGACGGGAACCGGGTCACCAGCCTGTCCGGGACGGGCGCGGAGATTACGGCGCGTTTCTTCGCCCTCATCGAGGAGTATGTGCGGACGCATTACGGCGCCCGCTGA
- a CDS encoding Gfo/Idh/MocA family oxidoreductase — protein sequence MARKEVGFGVVGLGMGGHHCLAIDAAKGARLAAVCDTDPERLDTVVKRHGCRGHARYADLLKDPEVEVVSVVTESAYHAEMGIMAARAGKHLVMEKPVDITPARMDRLERAVAAAGVKCGCVFQSRMSPVNTALKQAVDRGKLGKLIGVHAGLPWFRAPEYFLGPHGPWRGTWAVDGGGSMMNQGIHTVDLMIFLAGPVAEVFGFYGVFDHDIEAEDHAVAALRFAGGALGTVYTTTCARPEGGQHLFLFGSGGSFRMEGPRLSAYDAGTARERAKMLGRFGGAAKDAAASDAMAVATDGHTLIMADMARAVREDREPCIPIRAARHAVEVVCAVYKAGRTGRTVKLRVPGAR from the coding sequence ATGGCGCGGAAAGAGGTCGGTTTCGGCGTGGTGGGGCTGGGCATGGGCGGGCACCACTGCCTGGCCATTGACGCGGCGAAGGGCGCGCGGCTGGCGGCGGTCTGCGACACGGATCCGGAACGCCTTGACACGGTGGTCAAACGCCACGGCTGCCGGGGCCACGCCCGATACGCCGACCTGCTGAAGGACCCGGAGGTGGAGGTGGTGAGCGTGGTCACGGAGAGCGCCTACCACGCGGAAATGGGAATCATGGCGGCGCGGGCGGGAAAACATCTGGTGATGGAGAAGCCCGTTGACATCACGCCCGCGCGGATGGACCGGCTGGAGCGGGCCGTGGCGGCCGCCGGGGTGAAGTGCGGCTGTGTTTTCCAGTCGCGCATGAGCCCGGTGAACACGGCCCTGAAACAGGCGGTGGACCGGGGGAAACTGGGGAAACTCATCGGGGTCCACGCCGGGCTGCCGTGGTTCCGCGCGCCGGAGTACTTCCTCGGGCCGCACGGGCCGTGGCGGGGCACCTGGGCCGTTGACGGCGGCGGCAGCATGATGAACCAGGGCATCCACACGGTGGACCTGATGATTTTTCTGGCCGGGCCGGTGGCGGAGGTGTTCGGATTTTACGGCGTCTTCGACCATGACATCGAGGCGGAGGACCACGCCGTGGCGGCGCTCCGCTTCGCGGGCGGCGCCCTGGGCACGGTCTACACCACCACCTGCGCCAGGCCCGAGGGAGGCCAGCACCTGTTCCTTTTCGGCTCCGGGGGCTCTTTCCGCATGGAGGGGCCGCGCCTGTCGGCCTATGACGCGGGCACGGCGCGCGAGCGGGCGAAAATGCTGGGGCGCTTCGGCGGCGCGGCGAAGGACGCCGCAGCCAGTGACGCCATGGCCGTGGCCACGGACGGCCACACGCTGATCATGGCGGACATGGCGCGGGCCGTCCGCGAAGACCGCGAGCCGTGCATCCCCATCCGGGCCGCCCGGCACGCCGTCGAGGTGGTGTGCGCCGTGTACAAGGCCGGGCGCACGGGGCGCACCGTGAAGTTGCGGGTCCCCGGGGCGCGGTGA
- a CDS encoding aminotransferase class I/II-fold pyridoxal phosphate-dependent enzyme encodes MIDLRSDTVTKPSEGMRRAMAEAEVGDDVYGEDPTVNRLQAHAAELLEKEAALLLPSGTMANLAAFLAQTRPGDAVILSEGAHPYHYESGNLAMVGGLMTRIVPDPLGKMTADQVAALVNKIDNPHYAHTTLAAIENTANRGGGAFYQHAEIEGIGRLCREKGLRLHCDGARLFNAAEAANMEPRFLVQACDTVCFCLSKGLGAPAGSVLAGEKETIHRALRFRKMLGGGMRQAGVLAAAGLYALEHQVQDLAEDHRRAREFRRGLEAEGVRFTLPSPTNILYVEVGNSARVVPALEALGVRVLPHGAGRVRVVFHRDVDDTGLKTALEAFKKVLGG; translated from the coding sequence ATGATTGACCTGCGCAGCGACACGGTCACAAAACCCTCGGAGGGCATGCGCCGCGCCATGGCGGAGGCCGAAGTGGGGGACGACGTCTACGGCGAGGACCCCACCGTAAACCGGCTTCAGGCCCATGCGGCCGAGCTGCTGGAGAAGGAGGCGGCCCTGCTGCTGCCCTCGGGCACCATGGCGAACCTGGCGGCGTTTCTGGCGCAGACCCGGCCGGGGGACGCCGTCATCCTCAGTGAGGGCGCCCACCCCTACCATTACGAGAGCGGAAACCTCGCCATGGTCGGCGGACTCATGACCCGCATTGTCCCGGACCCCCTGGGCAAGATGACGGCGGACCAGGTGGCCGCGCTGGTCAACAAAATTGACAACCCGCACTACGCCCACACCACCCTGGCCGCCATCGAGAACACGGCCAACCGGGGCGGTGGCGCCTTTTACCAGCACGCGGAAATCGAGGGCATAGGCCGGCTCTGCCGCGAAAAGGGCCTGCGCCTCCACTGCGACGGCGCGCGCCTTTTCAATGCGGCGGAGGCCGCGAACATGGAGCCGCGCTTCCTGGTGCAGGCCTGCGACACGGTCTGCTTCTGCCTGTCCAAGGGGCTCGGCGCGCCCGCCGGGTCCGTGCTGGCGGGGGAGAAGGAGACCATCCACCGCGCCCTGCGCTTCCGCAAAATGCTCGGCGGCGGCATGCGCCAGGCCGGCGTGCTCGCCGCGGCGGGCCTCTACGCCCTCGAGCACCAGGTCCAGGACCTGGCCGAGGACCACCGGCGCGCCCGCGAATTCCGGCGCGGCCTCGAGGCCGAGGGCGTCCGCTTCACCCTGCCCTCGCCCACAAACATCCTGTACGTCGAGGTGGGCAACTCCGCGCGGGTCGTGCCCGCATTGGAGGCGCTGGGCGTGCGCGTGCTGCCCCACGGCGCGGGACGCGTCCGGGTCGTCTTTCACCGCGATGTGGACGACACGGGCCTGAAGACGGCGCTCGAGGCGTTCAAGAAGGTGCTGGGCGGGTGA
- a CDS encoding peptide chain release factor-like protein, giving the protein MPRYGVRPEKEAELAARMDRCGLAEPDLEESFIRGGGPGGQKINRTASCVYLRHRPTGLEVKMQEARSQALNRFFARRRLCELLEERALGAESPEAKRRARLRKQKERRRRRSASAPDTQEGGTDD; this is encoded by the coding sequence ATGCCCCGGTACGGTGTCCGGCCTGAAAAGGAGGCCGAACTGGCGGCGCGCATGGACCGGTGCGGTCTCGCGGAGCCGGACCTGGAGGAGTCGTTCATCCGCGGCGGCGGGCCCGGCGGGCAGAAGATCAACCGCACGGCGAGCTGTGTCTACCTGCGCCACCGGCCCACCGGGCTGGAGGTGAAAATGCAGGAGGCGCGGTCGCAGGCGCTCAACCGCTTTTTCGCGCGGCGGCGCCTCTGCGAACTGCTCGAGGAGCGCGCCCTGGGGGCGGAGAGCCCGGAGGCAAAACGGCGGGCTCGGCTCCGAAAACAAAAGGAACGGCGGCGGCGGCGCTCCGCCTCCGCGCCGGACACACAGGAAGGCGGCACCGATGATTGA